In a genomic window of Bdellovibrionota bacterium:
- a CDS encoding ATP-binding protein: MVNRLVKPIISNSFFLFGARGTGKSTFVKSYLPRKSYYLDLLDDETFDRLMLEPEMIEDLCSEKKYEWIILDEIQRLPKLLNIVHRMIEKYHQKFALTGSSSRKLKRGGANLLAGRAFVNILFPFTYLEIQNQFDIDHALHWGTLPKILSLSSDAERKAYLRSYCLTYIKEEIQAEQIVRNLEPFREFLTVAAQSSGNIINYSSVSRDVGVQVPTVQSYFQILEETYLGLILPHYHRSVRKSQIQSPKFYFFDNGVKKALEASLDSKPVEGTSQFGDLFESFVIQEIHRLNEYFQRDFRLSFFQTKHGAEVDLVLSKGRQVILVEIKSTKRVDEIEVRKLARIAHDFGDQTRSFYLSRDKFQRIVDGVECWFWSDFPKNFFGASSMERFG; encoded by the coding sequence ATGGTAAATAGACTTGTTAAACCTATAATATCAAACAGTTTTTTCTTATTCGGGGCACGCGGAACCGGCAAATCAACTTTTGTAAAAAGCTACCTCCCACGCAAAAGTTATTATCTTGATTTGCTCGACGACGAAACTTTCGATCGCCTAATGCTCGAACCGGAAATGATCGAGGATCTTTGTTCTGAAAAAAAATACGAGTGGATTATTCTGGATGAAATCCAGAGACTTCCCAAGCTACTCAATATTGTCCATCGAATGATTGAAAAATATCATCAAAAATTCGCTCTTACAGGGAGCAGCAGCCGAAAACTCAAAAGAGGAGGTGCAAATCTGTTGGCAGGGCGTGCCTTTGTAAATATTTTATTTCCTTTTACGTATTTAGAAATCCAGAATCAATTTGATATCGATCATGCATTACATTGGGGGACTCTTCCGAAGATTCTCAGTTTATCATCGGACGCTGAAAGGAAGGCTTACCTTCGATCCTATTGTCTCACCTATATCAAAGAAGAGATCCAGGCCGAGCAAATTGTAAGAAACTTGGAGCCTTTTCGAGAATTCTTAACGGTCGCAGCCCAATCCTCAGGAAACATCATCAACTATTCTTCGGTTTCACGGGATGTAGGAGTTCAGGTTCCGACCGTGCAAAGTTACTTTCAAATCTTGGAAGAAACTTATCTCGGTCTTATCTTACCGCACTACCACCGATCGGTGCGTAAGAGCCAGATTCAATCCCCAAAATTTTATTTTTTTGATAACGGTGTAAAAAAAGCCTTAGAGGCATCGTTGGATTCCAAACCTGTGGAGGGAACATCCCAGTTTGGAGATCTGTTTGAGTCTTTTGTCATTCAAGAGATCCATCGATTGAATGAATATTTTCAAAGAGATTTTCGATTGTCCTTCTTTCAAACGAAACATGGAGCCGAAGTCGATCTCGTTCTTTCGAAGGGACGGCAGGTTATCCTCGTCGAAATCAAATCTACGAAGCGGGTGGACGAAATTGAGGTTCGAAAACTTGCGAGGATCGCTCACGATTTTGGAGATCAAACTCGATCCTTCTATCTAAGTCGAGATAAATTTCAGAGAATTGTGGATGGAGTGGAATGCTGGTTTTGGTCTGATTTTCCGAAAAACTTTTTCGGTGCCTCTTCGATGGAAAGGTTCGGATGA
- a CDS encoding cytidine/deoxycytidylate deaminase family protein, whose translation MMARRSWDEYFMKIAVEVSSRSTCDRKFVGSVIVRDKMILSTGYNGSIRGLRHCSEAGHMMENDHCVATIHAEANAIIQAARNGVNISNGTIYVTASPCWPCFKMIANAGITRICFGEFYRDQRIFDFAQKLRIELVKLDPAALN comes from the coding sequence CTGATGGCGCGCCGATCTTGGGATGAATATTTTATGAAGATAGCGGTGGAGGTCTCCAGCCGTTCGACGTGCGACCGGAAATTCGTAGGCTCCGTCATCGTGCGGGACAAGATGATTTTGTCCACGGGATACAACGGTTCCATCCGGGGTTTACGTCACTGCTCCGAAGCCGGTCACATGATGGAGAACGATCATTGCGTGGCGACGATTCACGCCGAAGCGAACGCGATCATTCAAGCCGCACGGAACGGCGTGAACATTTCGAACGGAACGATCTACGTGACGGCGAGTCCTTGTTGGCCCTGCTTTAAGATGATCGCGAACGCGGGGATCACGCGGATCTGTTTCGGCGAATTTTATCGGGACCAGCGAATTTTCGATTTTGCCCAGAAACTGCGGATCGAGCTGGTGAAGCTCGATCCTGCGGCTCTGAACTGA